The Tautonia plasticadhaerens nucleotide sequence AGTCCGTCGATCACAATTTCATACGCACATCGGACCTCGTCCGGCAGGTGCGAGGTCACCAGGCCCCGGAGCATCGGCGAGTACGCCTCGTTCGAGCTGGCGACGAGCCCCTTGTACTTGCTCCCCACCTTCGAGCCCGACCGCGCGATCCCCCCCGGGAACGGCAGGATGACGCCCGGCACGGCCCGCATCGCGTCGACGGCCGCCTCGGTCGCCTCCAGGACCGTCCTCGGATCGACGCCGAGGAGGATGATGTTGCCCCCCGCCACGCCGGTCGTCGTGCCGAAGGATTCCTCGCAGGTGAACTCGCCGTCCATGACCGGCACCCTCCAGAAGCGGCGATCGCCCAGCTTCTTGCTGACCTGCCAGCCGTCGCCGAAGTAGCGAAGCTTGCCGCCGATGACGATCGACTCCCCCCCGGGGTCGATCGGCAGGCCGTTGTAGCAGGCGGAGGTCGGGCAGGTCATCACGCACTGGCCGACTCGCTTGACGAGGGCCTGCTCCAACGCCTCCCGGCTGAAGGCGAAGGCGAGCACCGCCACGCCGGGCCTGCCGTCGGGCGTCTCGTCGGGGGGGAGCATCCGCTCGATCCCCGCCTCGGCGTCGCAGCCGATCACGCTGGAGGCGTACCCGGTCATCGTCCGCCCGGCGACCTCGGCCCATCGGGGGGAATCGGCCGTGATGACCAGCCGGGCCCCGGTCATCGGGAATGCCTCGGCGAACGAGTCGTCGATGGCGACGCCGTCGAGCTGCATCGGGGGCTCCGGGGTGTCACGCACGGTCTGGTCCGATCCCATCACGTCTCCAAACGATCGAGGA carries:
- the fhcD gene encoding formylmethanofuran--tetrahydromethanopterin N-formyltransferase → MGSDQTVRDTPEPPMQLDGVAIDDSFAEAFPMTGARLVITADSPRWAEVAGRTMTGYASSVIGCDAEAGIERMLPPDETPDGRPGVAVLAFAFSREALEQALVKRVGQCVMTCPTSACYNGLPIDPGGESIVIGGKLRYFGDGWQVSKKLGDRRFWRVPVMDGEFTCEESFGTTTGVAGGNIILLGVDPRTVLEATEAAVDAMRAVPGVILPFPGGIARSGSKVGSKYKGLVASSNEAYSPMLRGLVTSHLPDEVRCAYEIVIDGLTLESVERATLAGLRAGARPGVVEITAGNYGGKLGPFHIRLRDLLGRGS